A genomic window from Ruminiclostridium cellulolyticum H10 includes:
- the asnS gene encoding asparagine--tRNA ligase: MSYTEIKRLFRSPDEYIGKTITVPGWVRTVRDSKTFGFIELNDGTFFKNLQVVFEDGKLDNFKEITKLSVGSSIEVEGELVETPNAKQPFELKAKRILVESFCPADYQLQKKRHSFEFLRTISHLRPRTNTFSAVFRVRSLAAFAIHKFFNERGFVYVHTPLITGSDCEGAGQMFRVTTLDMKNPPRQKEGDIDYSKDFFEKETSLTVSGQLTGEAYALAFKNIYTFGPTFRAENSNTARHAAEFWMIEPEIAFADLKDDMILAEEMLKYVINYVLENAPEEMQFFNSFVDKGLLERLANVVNSDFAHITYTEAIEILEKNKDKFEYPVEWGVDLQTEHERYITEQVYKKPVFVTDYPKEIKAFYMRVNDDNKTVAAMDLLVPGVGEIIGGSQREERLDTLEKRMDEMGLNKEDYQWYIDLRKYGGTKHAGFGLGFERAIMYLTGITNIRDVIPFPRTTGSCEF; the protein is encoded by the coding sequence ATGAGTTATACAGAGATAAAAAGACTATTTAGGTCACCAGATGAATATATTGGAAAAACCATAACAGTTCCGGGATGGGTAAGGACAGTCCGTGATTCTAAGACCTTTGGTTTTATAGAATTAAATGACGGAACCTTCTTTAAAAATCTTCAGGTTGTATTTGAGGATGGTAAACTTGATAACTTTAAAGAGATTACAAAGCTCTCTGTGGGATCCTCCATAGAGGTTGAGGGCGAATTGGTGGAAACCCCCAATGCAAAGCAGCCTTTCGAGCTAAAGGCAAAAAGGATATTAGTAGAGAGTTTTTGCCCTGCGGACTACCAGTTGCAGAAGAAGAGACATTCCTTTGAATTTTTGCGGACAATCTCGCATTTGAGACCCAGAACAAACACATTTTCCGCAGTTTTCAGAGTAAGGTCGCTGGCCGCTTTCGCCATACACAAATTCTTTAATGAGAGAGGCTTTGTTTATGTCCATACTCCCCTTATTACAGGAAGCGACTGTGAGGGTGCCGGACAGATGTTCAGAGTAACAACACTGGATATGAAAAACCCGCCAAGGCAGAAAGAGGGTGATATAGACTATTCAAAGGACTTCTTTGAAAAGGAAACAAGTCTTACTGTAAGTGGTCAGCTTACAGGTGAAGCCTATGCCTTGGCTTTTAAGAACATATACACCTTCGGACCCACTTTTAGAGCGGAAAACTCCAACACCGCAAGACATGCGGCTGAATTCTGGATGATTGAGCCTGAAATTGCATTTGCAGATTTAAAGGATGACATGATCCTTGCAGAAGAAATGCTGAAGTATGTAATTAATTATGTTCTGGAGAATGCTCCCGAAGAAATGCAGTTCTTCAACAGTTTCGTAGACAAAGGACTGCTTGAGAGGTTGGCGAACGTTGTTAATTCCGATTTCGCACACATTACGTATACAGAAGCTATAGAGATTTTGGAGAAGAACAAGGACAAGTTTGAATATCCTGTAGAATGGGGTGTTGATCTCCAAACAGAGCATGAAAGATATATTACCGAGCAGGTATACAAGAAGCCTGTATTTGTTACCGATTACCCGAAAGAAATAAAGGCATTTTATATGAGGGTTAATGACGATAACAAGACAGTTGCAGCCATGGACCTTCTGGTACCCGGCGTAGGTGAGATAATAGGCGGAAGCCAGAGAGAAGAGCGTCTGGATACCCTTGAAAAGAGGATGGATGAAATGGGCCTTAACAAGGAAGATTACCAGTGGTATATTGATCTGCGTAAATACGGAGGCACAAAACATGCAGGCTTTGGTCTTGGCTTTGAGAGAGCGATTATGTATCTTACAGGAATAACAAATATCAGAGACGTAATACCTTTCCCAAGAACCACAGGAAGCTGTGAATTCTAG
- the asnA gene encoding aspartate--ammonia ligase, which yields MNSLIKPEGYKPSLDIRMTEVAIKKTKDYFESELAKELNLTRVSAPLFVRPETGLNDNLNGVERPVAFDVKGIGGDTVEVVHSLAKWKRMALKRYGFAPGEGLYTDMNAIRRDEDMDNLHSVYVDQWDWEQIILKSERTEETLKTIVSKIFSVFKRTENYLSGLYPNLQKYLPEDIFFVTTQELEDMYPELTPKERETALAKEKKAIFIMKIGDTLKSGIKHDGRAPDYDDWALNGDIVFYYPVLDLAYEVSSMGIRVDEDSLVAQLKKAGCEDRKNLKFHKELINKELPYTIGGGIGQSRICMFFLGKAHIGEVQASIWSDDMISECSQHNIQLL from the coding sequence ATGAACAGTTTGATTAAACCAGAAGGCTATAAACCTAGCCTTGACATACGTATGACAGAAGTTGCCATTAAAAAGACAAAGGATTATTTTGAAAGTGAACTTGCAAAGGAATTGAATTTGACAAGAGTCTCCGCACCATTATTCGTCAGACCTGAAACTGGCTTGAATGATAATCTAAATGGTGTTGAAAGACCGGTAGCCTTCGATGTAAAAGGCATTGGTGGCGACACTGTGGAAGTAGTTCATTCACTTGCTAAATGGAAAAGAATGGCACTTAAGAGATATGGCTTCGCACCAGGAGAAGGCCTCTATACAGATATGAATGCAATCAGAAGGGATGAAGATATGGACAATCTTCATTCAGTCTACGTCGACCAGTGGGACTGGGAGCAGATAATTCTTAAAAGTGAAAGAACAGAAGAGACCTTAAAAACTATAGTAAGTAAAATTTTCTCCGTATTCAAGAGAACTGAGAATTATTTGTCCGGGCTATACCCAAACCTGCAAAAGTACCTTCCCGAAGACATATTCTTTGTAACCACGCAGGAGCTAGAGGATATGTATCCTGAACTAACACCGAAGGAAAGGGAGACCGCACTTGCAAAGGAGAAGAAAGCCATATTTATTATGAAAATAGGAGATACCCTTAAGTCAGGTATCAAGCATGACGGAAGAGCTCCTGACTATGACGACTGGGCACTGAACGGGGACATAGTATTCTACTATCCTGTACTGGACCTGGCATACGAGGTTTCATCAATGGGTATAAGAGTGGACGAGGACTCACTTGTTGCACAGCTTAAAAAAGCAGGATGCGAGGACAGAAAGAATCTCAAATTCCACAAGGAGCTTATAAATAAGGAACTCCCTTACACTATAGGAGGAGGAATAGGCCAATCAAGAATATGCATGTTCTTCCTTGGAAAGGCACATATCGGAGAGGTTCAGGCATCTATTTGGAGTGATGACATGATATCCGAATGTTCCCAGCATAATATCCAATTATTATAA
- a CDS encoding DUF4397 domain-containing protein → MDYDSFDLNQAGSLRQMPGISYIRLFHASPGTPAADVYANDKLIARGLSYGQFTEYMPLPTGTYNVEVYPAGQKNTPILRINLPVSERQVFTLAVIGILPRIGILPVEDEYETLAPNRVNIRLANLSPNSGDLDLALRGGPNIFTNIGYTEVSDYRSFPPGRYSFFVRPSNSTTNLLFVPVNLLPRRNLTFYVVGSQGIQPGLQVYIPMDGTTYLRV, encoded by the coding sequence ATGGATTATGACTCTTTTGACCTTAATCAGGCAGGCAGCCTCAGACAGATGCCCGGTATCTCATATATCAGATTGTTTCATGCTTCTCCCGGTACGCCTGCTGCGGATGTATATGCAAATGACAAACTTATTGCGAGAGGACTTTCATATGGGCAGTTTACTGAATATATGCCATTGCCCACCGGAACGTACAATGTTGAGGTATATCCTGCCGGACAGAAAAATACTCCTATATTGCGTATAAATCTTCCTGTATCAGAAAGACAGGTATTTACTCTGGCTGTAATTGGTATCCTTCCAAGAATAGGTATTCTGCCTGTTGAAGATGAATACGAAACCCTTGCTCCCAACAGAGTTAACATCAGGTTAGCCAATCTCTCTCCCAATTCCGGCGACCTTGACCTTGCTCTAAGAGGAGGCCCAAACATATTCACAAATATAGGCTATACCGAAGTTTCCGACTACAGGAGCTTCCCTCCGGGCAGGTACAGCTTTTTTGTCAGACCGTCCAACTCAACAACAAACCTTTTATTTGTGCCTGTAAACCTTCTGCCTAGAAGAAACCTGACTTTCTATGTTGTCGGAAGTCAAGGAATTCAGCCTGGCTTGCAAGTATACATCCCAATGGACGGTACTACCTATCTGAGAGTTTAA
- a CDS encoding SEC-C metal-binding domain-containing protein, with protein sequence MSIYEQWREIADAERTPQENESFWKDYFLKEKDNYAYILGNNLKTLKGDLKELASTFNMDNVTFTGFLDGINTSLVEEVDLESLEETTVIDAEIDYEKLYYNMLDSKAEWLYNLPEWEDLLSVERRKEITTEYRKAGIAVSNKVGRNDPCPCGSGKKYKKCCGK encoded by the coding sequence ATGTCGATATACGAACAGTGGAGAGAAATTGCGGATGCTGAAAGAACTCCACAAGAAAATGAGTCTTTTTGGAAAGATTATTTTTTAAAGGAAAAAGATAACTACGCATATATATTAGGCAACAATCTGAAGACCTTAAAAGGCGACCTTAAAGAGCTTGCAAGTACTTTTAATATGGATAATGTTACATTTACAGGTTTTTTGGACGGAATTAATACCAGCCTCGTAGAAGAGGTTGATCTGGAGTCTCTGGAAGAAACAACAGTTATTGATGCAGAGATAGATTATGAAAAACTGTACTATAATATGCTGGATTCAAAAGCAGAATGGTTATATAATCTGCCTGAATGGGAAGACCTACTTTCCGTTGAGAGAAGAAAAGAAATTACCACTGAATACAGAAAGGCAGGAATAGCTGTCAGCAACAAGGTTGGCAGAAATGACCCCTGTCCATGTGGAAGCGGAAAGAAGTATAAAAAGTGTTGCGGAAAGTAA
- a CDS encoding citrate/2-methylcitrate synthase, which translates to MEKSLNEYIEKMVGVVDCINRIDPEYFTKYSVKKGLRNSDGSGVLVGLTEIGEVHGYFISEGERKEDEGHLVYRGIDVYEMVRGFQKEKRFGFEEVCYLLLFAKLPNRDELSEFTELLGGLRALPVGFTEDMILKAPSCDIMNKLARSVLASYSYDDEPDGIDPKNLLRQSIELIARFPTMAAYGFQAKSHYYGGQSLYIHSPLPQLSTAENILHMIRPDNKYTQTEAEILDLALVLHAEHGGGNNSTFAARVVSSTETDTYSAIAAAVGSLKGPKHGGANIKAMNMLSDIKEHVKDWTDDDEVRNYLIKIINKEAFDKAGLIYGMGHAVYTLSDPRTILLKEKAHQLAIEKGREKEFLLYDAVERIAPDVFAQAKGTTKNICANVDLYSGFVYDALGIPTELFTPLFAVARIVGWCAHRIEEVVSMQKIIRPAYKSISRPKKYIPMEER; encoded by the coding sequence ATGGAAAAAAGTTTAAATGAATATATTGAAAAGATGGTAGGTGTAGTTGATTGTATAAACAGAATAGACCCGGAATATTTTACAAAATATAGTGTAAAAAAAGGTCTTAGAAACAGCGATGGCTCGGGAGTTCTGGTAGGCTTGACTGAAATAGGTGAGGTTCACGGCTATTTTATCTCTGAGGGTGAGAGAAAAGAAGACGAAGGACACCTTGTTTACAGAGGTATTGATGTATATGAGATGGTAAGGGGATTTCAAAAGGAGAAAAGATTCGGGTTTGAAGAGGTATGTTATCTGCTGCTGTTCGCAAAGCTTCCAAATAGAGATGAGCTTTCAGAGTTTACAGAGCTGCTGGGAGGTTTAAGAGCCCTACCCGTGGGTTTTACTGAGGATATGATATTAAAGGCACCCAGCTGTGATATTATGAACAAGCTGGCAAGAAGTGTACTTGCATCTTATTCTTATGATGACGAACCAGACGGCATAGACCCTAAAAACCTGTTGAGACAGAGTATTGAGCTTATAGCGAGATTTCCTACCATGGCTGCTTACGGATTTCAAGCAAAGTCTCACTATTATGGAGGACAGAGCCTTTATATACATAGCCCGTTGCCACAATTGTCAACTGCTGAAAATATACTGCATATGATCAGACCTGACAATAAATATACTCAGACTGAAGCAGAAATACTTGACCTTGCACTGGTACTTCACGCAGAGCATGGAGGAGGAAACAACTCTACCTTTGCTGCAAGAGTAGTGTCATCTACTGAAACAGATACATATTCAGCAATTGCTGCTGCAGTCGGCTCTCTCAAGGGACCAAAGCACGGTGGAGCCAACATAAAGGCAATGAATATGCTTTCAGATATAAAGGAACACGTAAAAGATTGGACTGATGATGACGAAGTAAGAAATTATCTGATAAAGATAATAAACAAGGAAGCCTTTGACAAGGCAGGCCTCATATACGGAATGGGTCATGCAGTATACACTTTGTCAGACCCCAGAACAATTCTGTTAAAGGAAAAAGCCCACCAGTTGGCAATCGAAAAGGGAAGAGAAAAGGAATTCCTTCTATATGATGCTGTTGAAAGAATTGCACCTGATGTATTTGCCCAGGCAAAGGGTACAACAAAAAATATCTGTGCAAATGTTGATCTTTACTCAGGTTTTGTATATGATGCACTTGGAATTCCGACCGAGCTGTTCACACCTTTATTTGCGGTTGCCAGAATAGTTGGATGGTGTGCCCACAGAATTGAAGAGGTAGTGTCCATGCAAAAGATTATAAGGCCTGCATACAAAAGTATATCAAGACCGAAGAAATACATACCTATGGAAGAAAGATAA
- a CDS encoding sodium-dependent transporter, translating into MEKKSLEREKFSTGLAVFFATLSSTVGLGNIWKFPYLTGKYGGGAFLLVYFIFILLVAIPVMVSELYIGRKTRKNPIGAIYSIKPKGPWKLIGYMGILSAFFILFFYSSVAGWIYSYIFKGLSGVFSNSSFKDLDNIFHQTVSAPIYPIIWQFVSILVVSSILLLGVKNGIERMTKLLMPLLLILIVICDIRSLTLPGAMKGLTFIFKIDFSSITKEVILMALGLSFFKLSLGMGTIITYGSYFTSDNNMMATAGRVALSDTIVSLLAGIAIFPAVFSFGMAPQQGPGLLFKTIPLVFSKVPFGGVLIVLFFLLSAIAATTAMLSMLEVVVTYFVEEKKMSRRKSLLICSSIVLIIGVLVSMSQNGSNPISKIKPFGLNLFDLFDQASSNVLLPLGGLLIALFAGYIVNKKDIETELSNNGKLKNHALIKIYIFLVRYITPILLLIIFLSMLGVWG; encoded by the coding sequence ATGGAAAAGAAATCGCTGGAAAGAGAGAAATTTTCTACAGGATTAGCAGTCTTTTTTGCAACCTTAAGCTCTACAGTAGGCCTAGGTAATATATGGAAGTTTCCTTATCTTACAGGCAAATACGGTGGAGGAGCTTTTCTCTTGGTATATTTTATATTTATTCTTCTTGTTGCAATACCAGTTATGGTAAGCGAACTGTATATTGGAAGAAAAACCAGAAAAAATCCTATCGGAGCTATTTATTCTATCAAGCCTAAGGGCCCATGGAAATTGATAGGGTATATGGGAATACTGTCTGCATTTTTTATTCTTTTCTTCTACAGCTCCGTGGCAGGCTGGATATATTCTTACATTTTTAAGGGTTTGTCAGGAGTTTTTTCAAACAGCTCTTTTAAGGACTTGGATAATATATTTCATCAAACGGTTTCAGCTCCGATTTACCCTATAATATGGCAATTTGTATCTATATTGGTAGTATCATCAATTTTGCTTCTGGGTGTAAAAAACGGAATCGAACGAATGACTAAATTGTTGATGCCTCTACTGCTGATTCTCATCGTTATATGTGATATACGGTCACTGACATTGCCGGGTGCTATGAAAGGACTGACCTTTATTTTTAAGATAGACTTTTCAAGCATTACGAAAGAAGTTATTTTAATGGCATTAGGACTCTCTTTTTTTAAACTGTCTTTAGGAATGGGTACTATTATTACCTACGGAAGCTACTTTACCTCGGACAATAATATGATGGCTACTGCCGGAAGAGTTGCCTTGTCAGATACAATTGTATCGCTTCTGGCAGGGATTGCAATCTTCCCTGCTGTTTTCTCCTTTGGTATGGCACCCCAGCAAGGCCCGGGCCTGTTGTTTAAAACTATTCCGTTAGTATTTTCAAAAGTACCCTTTGGCGGAGTTCTTATAGTTTTATTCTTCTTATTGTCAGCCATTGCAGCAACAACCGCAATGCTCTCAATGCTCGAGGTTGTGGTTACTTACTTTGTAGAGGAAAAGAAGATGTCAAGAAGAAAATCACTATTAATATGCTCCTCAATAGTTCTGATCATTGGCGTACTGGTATCTATGTCCCAAAATGGCTCAAACCCAATCAGCAAAATTAAACCTTTTGGTTTGAATCTTTTTGATCTTTTTGACCAGGCTTCTTCAAATGTATTGCTACCCCTTGGCGGACTGCTGATTGCATTGTTCGCAGGTTATATTGTAAATAAAAAGGATATTGAAACAGAGCTTTCTAATAATGGTAAGTTGAAAAATCATGCATTAATAAAAATTTATATATTTTTGGTCAGATATATTACACCGATTCTACTGCTTATTATTTTCTTAAGTATGCTAGGAGTGTGGGGATAA
- a CDS encoding NADP-dependent isocitrate dehydrogenase has translation MAKIKMKTPLVEMDGDEMTRVIWKMIKDILLNPYIDLKTEYYDLGLEYREKTGDQVTTDSAIATKKYGVAVKCATITPNAERVNEYNLTQMWKSPNGTIRAILDGTVFRAPILVDSIKPFVKTWTKPITIARHAYGDVYKNVEYRVPEAGKAELVFTNEKGEEVRETIHDFKGAGVIQGMHNIDKSIESFARSCFNYALDMKQDVWFATKDTISKKYDHTFKDIFQEIYEKEYDTKFKESGIEYFYTLIDDAVARVVRSEGGFIWACKNYDGDVMSDMVATAFGSLAMMTSVLVSPEGFYEYEAAHGTVQRHYYQHLKGQETSTNSMATLFAWTGALRKRGELDGINELIEFADKLEKASIKTIENGVMTKDLAALSELKHIKTVNTEQFLVEVKKTLDAMM, from the coding sequence ATGGCTAAAATAAAAATGAAAACTCCACTGGTTGAAATGGATGGAGACGAAATGACCAGAGTAATCTGGAAAATGATTAAGGACATTCTTTTAAATCCTTATATTGACCTTAAGACAGAATACTATGACCTTGGACTTGAGTACAGAGAAAAGACAGGCGATCAGGTAACTACTGACTCTGCTATTGCTACTAAAAAGTACGGTGTTGCGGTAAAATGTGCAACCATAACTCCAAATGCCGAAAGAGTGAACGAATACAACCTTACACAAATGTGGAAAAGCCCTAACGGTACAATAAGAGCAATTCTTGACGGAACGGTTTTCCGTGCACCTATATTGGTTGATAGCATTAAACCATTTGTTAAAACATGGACAAAGCCTATTACAATAGCAAGACATGCATATGGTGATGTTTACAAGAACGTTGAATACCGTGTTCCCGAAGCAGGTAAAGCTGAACTGGTATTTACAAACGAAAAGGGTGAAGAAGTCCGGGAGACAATTCATGATTTTAAAGGTGCAGGTGTAATACAGGGAATGCACAATATCGACAAGTCCATAGAAAGTTTTGCGAGATCCTGCTTCAACTATGCACTTGACATGAAACAGGATGTATGGTTTGCGACAAAGGATACCATTTCAAAGAAATACGACCATACATTTAAGGATATTTTCCAGGAGATATATGAAAAGGAATACGACACAAAATTCAAGGAATCAGGAATTGAATACTTCTATACCTTGATAGATGATGCGGTCGCACGTGTAGTAAGGTCCGAAGGCGGATTTATATGGGCCTGCAAGAACTACGACGGTGATGTAATGTCAGATATGGTAGCTACTGCCTTCGGAAGTCTCGCAATGATGACATCGGTTCTTGTATCACCTGAGGGCTTCTATGAATATGAGGCAGCTCACGGAACAGTTCAGAGACACTACTACCAGCACCTGAAAGGACAGGAAACTTCCACAAACTCCATGGCTACCTTGTTTGCATGGACAGGAGCACTTCGTAAGAGAGGGGAACTGGACGGAATAAATGAACTGATTGAGTTTGCAGATAAGCTTGAAAAAGCTTCAATAAAAACAATTGAAAACGGTGTAATGACAAAGGATCTGGCCGCTCTTTCAGAACTAAAGCACATAAAGACTGTTAATACGGAACAATTCCTTGTTGAAGTTAAGAAAACCCTTGATGCAATGATGTAA
- the pyk gene encoding pyruvate kinase, with translation MRRTKIICTLGPASDNEDILRKMMLGGMSLARMNFSHGTHEEHKKRADLVKKIREELNLPIPLLLDTKGPEIRTGKFKNDQAILKENNEFILVNEDILGDETKCTITYKELYKDVSRGSKILINDGLVELEVTEIKNKDIYCRVLNGGAVGNHKGINVPGAEIKLPSLTEQDIDDIKFGIKNDFDIIAASFVRKASDVVEIRKVLEKNGGKDILIIAKIENREGIKNFNDILKVSDGIMVARGDLGVEIPVEEVPIVQKNIIEKCYQNGKPVITATQMLDSMIRNPRPTRAEASDVANAIFDGTSCVMLSGETAAGKYPIETIEVMAKIAEKAEKSMDYWNRFATARTELDTSVTNAISHATCTTALDLKAAAIITVTQSGHTARMIARFRPACPIIATTANPKVQRQLNLSWGVMPYLVGIAKTTDDMFDNGVEKALESGLVKNGDLAVITAGMPAGISGTTNTLKVHIVGRVLVQGVGIGTSSVTGELCVAQNTKEAMDKFTDGNIIVAPFTDNSMLPVIKRASAIVVEEHGQSCHAATVGLALDIPVILGAENATKILKAGSVVTVDSERGLVIRCN, from the coding sequence ATGAGAAGAACAAAAATTATTTGTACATTGGGGCCTGCTTCGGATAATGAGGATATATTGAGGAAAATGATGCTTGGTGGTATGAGTCTGGCAAGAATGAATTTTTCACACGGGACTCATGAAGAACACAAAAAAAGGGCAGACTTAGTAAAGAAAATAAGAGAAGAACTTAATCTTCCGATACCTTTATTGCTTGATACAAAGGGTCCTGAAATAAGAACAGGTAAATTTAAGAACGACCAGGCTATACTAAAGGAAAATAATGAGTTTATACTTGTTAACGAGGATATACTAGGTGATGAAACAAAATGTACAATTACCTATAAGGAACTGTACAAGGATGTTTCAAGAGGAAGCAAGATACTTATTAATGACGGTTTGGTTGAGCTTGAGGTTACAGAGATAAAAAATAAGGATATCTACTGTAGAGTGCTTAACGGCGGTGCAGTGGGAAATCACAAGGGAATAAATGTACCCGGTGCGGAAATTAAACTTCCTTCATTGACAGAGCAGGACATTGACGATATTAAATTCGGAATAAAGAATGACTTTGATATTATAGCGGCTTCATTTGTGAGAAAAGCTTCCGATGTTGTGGAAATAAGGAAGGTTCTTGAGAAGAACGGCGGCAAGGATATACTGATAATAGCAAAAATAGAGAACAGGGAAGGTATAAAGAACTTCAATGATATCCTTAAGGTATCTGACGGAATAATGGTAGCAAGAGGAGACCTGGGAGTGGAAATACCTGTCGAAGAGGTTCCGATTGTTCAGAAAAATATTATAGAGAAATGCTATCAGAACGGTAAACCGGTTATAACAGCCACTCAAATGCTTGACTCCATGATAAGAAATCCAAGACCTACAAGAGCCGAAGCGAGTGATGTTGCAAATGCCATTTTCGACGGAACAAGCTGTGTGATGCTTTCAGGAGAAACAGCTGCCGGTAAATATCCCATTGAAACCATTGAGGTAATGGCAAAAATAGCTGAAAAGGCAGAAAAATCCATGGACTACTGGAATAGATTTGCAACCGCACGTACAGAATTAGATACCAGTGTAACGAATGCTATCAGTCATGCGACCTGTACCACCGCTCTGGATCTAAAGGCTGCCGCCATAATAACGGTTACACAGTCGGGACACACTGCAAGAATGATAGCAAGATTCCGACCTGCATGCCCTATTATTGCAACGACAGCAAATCCCAAGGTACAAAGGCAGTTAAATTTATCCTGGGGAGTTATGCCATATCTTGTAGGAATTGCAAAAACAACTGATGATATGTTTGACAACGGAGTTGAAAAGGCATTGGAATCCGGCCTGGTAAAAAACGGTGACCTTGCAGTAATAACAGCCGGTATGCCTGCCGGAATAAGCGGAACAACCAATACACTTAAAGTTCATATTGTAGGAAGGGTATTGGTTCAGGGAGTGGGAATCGGTACGTCATCTGTTACGGGCGAATTATGTGTTGCCCAGAATACTAAAGAGGCAATGGATAAATTCACCGATGGCAATATTATAGTAGCTCCATTCACAGATAACTCCATGCTTCCGGTTATTAAGAGGGCATCCGCCATAGTGGTTGAAGAGCATGGACAGTCGTGCCATGCTGCAACAGTGGGGCTTGCACTGGATATTCCTGTGATACTGGGGGCTGAAAATGCTACAAAAATATTGAAAGCCGGCTCTGTTGTAACAGTTGATTCTGAAAGAGGGCTGGTTATAAGATGTAACTGA